The following DNA comes from Streptomyces sp. Ag109_O5-10.
GCCCCGACCGTCCCGGCGACCCCCACCGGCCTCGCGGTCTCGGGTACGACGTCGTCCTCCGCGTCGCTGTCCTGGAGCGCGGTCTCGGGCGCGACCGGCTACAACGTCTACCAGAACGGCACCAAGGTCTCGGCGGTCTCCGGCGCCTCGGCGACGGTCACCGGACTCGCGGCCTCGACGTCGTACTCGTTCCAGGTCAGCGCGACGAACTCGGCGGGTGAGTCGGCCAAGTCGTCGGCGGTGACGGCGACCACGACCGCGTCCGGCGGCAACGGCGGCGGCTCGCTGCCCAAGCACGCGGTGACCGGCTACTGGCAGAACTTCAACAACGGCGCCACCGTCCAGAAGATCTCGGACGTGCCGTCCTCGTACGACATCATCGCCGTCGCCTTCGCGGACGCGACCGGCACACCGGGCGCGGTGAGCTTCACCCTCGACTCCTCCGGGCTCGGCGGCTACACGGTCGACCAGTTCAAGGCCGACATCAAGGCCAAGCAGGCGGCCGGCAAGAAGGTCATCATCTCGATCGGCGGCCAGAACGGCACGATCTCGGTGAGCGACTCGGCCTCCGCGACGAACTTCGCCAACTCCGTGTATTCGCTGATGCAGACGTACGGCTTCGACGGCGTCGACATCGACCTGGAGAACGGCATCAACGCCACCTACATGAGCCAGGCGCTGCGCTCGCTCTCGTCGAAGGCGGGCTCCTCGCTGATCATCACCATGGCCCCGCAGACGATCGACATGCAGTCGACGTCCAACGGGTACTTCCAGACGGCCCTGAACATCAAGGACATCCTCACGGTCGTCAACATGCAGTACTACAACAGCGGTTCGATGCTGGGCTGCGACGGCAAGGTGTACAGCCAGGGCTCGGTGGACTTCCTGACCGCGCTCGCCTGCATCCAGCTGCAGGGCGGTCTGGCGCCGTCCCAGGTGGGTCTCGGCCTGCCGGCGTCGACCAGCGCGGCGGGCAGCGGCTACGTATCGCC
Coding sequences within:
- a CDS encoding chitinase; this translates as MPRLIPRLVSRHAGQRRIRIWSAVASLATALAMAGLASAPASAADVNNVKNPGFESGLSNWTCSAGSGTTVSSPVHSGAAALKATPAGQDYAQCSQTVAVKANSTYTLSAWVQGSYTYLGVTGTGTTDVSTWTPNTTWTQLSTTFTTGASTTSVTVWTHGWYGQPAYYADDVSVYGPDGGGGSDPAPTVPATPTGLAVSGTTSSSASLSWSAVSGATGYNVYQNGTKVSAVSGASATVTGLAASTSYSFQVSATNSAGESAKSSAVTATTTASGGNGGGSLPKHAVTGYWQNFNNGATVQKISDVPSSYDIIAVAFADATGTPGAVSFTLDSSGLGGYTVDQFKADIKAKQAAGKKVIISIGGQNGTISVSDSASATNFANSVYSLMQTYGFDGVDIDLENGINATYMSQALRSLSSKAGSSLIITMAPQTIDMQSTSNGYFQTALNIKDILTVVNMQYYNSGSMLGCDGKVYSQGSVDFLTALACIQLQGGLAPSQVGLGLPASTSAAGSGYVSPTVVNNALDCLTKLTSCGSFKPSKAYPDLRGAMTWSTNWDAAAGNAWSSSVGAHVHALP